Genomic window ([Eubacterium] hominis):
GTACCAACATTTTAAACAAGTGGAGGTGCTTTTTTTAAATATATTTCACCAGCTTAGGAAAACATCTATCAATAAAAAAGGAATAAACTGTTATAATATCTTATATAAAAGATTTTTTAACAAGGAGGCATATTATGAAGTTAATATTAATTGATGATTCTATAAATGATATAAAAATGATGCTTTCCTATATCTGTAAAAATGAAAAAATTATAGTTGATTATTATACTGATTGCTCTAAGGTGCCATTCAATGATATAAATTGTTATGATGCTATCTTATTAGACATTGATATGCCAAATGAGAATGGAATATCATATGCGAAACGCTTGAGAAAAACATATCATGATATACCAATTGTTTTTATATCATGGCACTCTTCTTATGAACATGAAAGTTTTCAGGTACATCCTTTCATGTTTATTTATAAAGAGAATTTTCAAAAAGAAATAATCATATGCATGAATGAATTAAAGATCAGACAAGAAAAAATGGATAAAATTTTTGAATATAAAGATATTAAACTTCGATTAAATGATATTCTATACTTCAGGGCTGAAAAAAACGATTGTAATATTGTAATGAATAATAAAAAAAATATTTGTATTCGGATACCTTTAGAAAAGATTGAGAAAATGCAGTTATCTGGGTTTGTGAGAATCAATAAATCTATGATTATCAATATGTATAAAATTGTAAAATGGTGTAAGTATCAAGAAATAGAAATAATAAATGGCGAGTTCTTGAAAATTAGCAGAGGAAGAAAAGATTATGTAAAATCAGAATATGAAAACTTTCTATTAGAGGATAGTTTATATGAATGCATTTGATTTTATAAATGATTTGGTTGAAACTTTTTTATTAAGTTTTATGGCATTTACATTAACTTATTCAATAACTAAAAAGAAATCGAATTTTGTTCTCTTATGGTGTATTTTAAGCATATTTACCATTCTTTCAGAAGTCATTAATTTCAATTACATCAGTTTGAATTTTATATGTATAGGGGTGATATTTTTATTACTCAAGTTATGCTCAAAGCAATCAGTATATTATCTTGCTTCAGTAAGTATGTTAACTTTATTATTTCTTGATATGACCAATAGCCTTTCATTGATACTCTCTTCAATTATTTTTGATATAGAAATAAATCAAATTTATTTAAATATTTCTGTTTTTCATTTAACAATAATTTTATCAAAGGTGATGTATTGTTTGTTTATTTTTTTCATGTATAAAACAAAAAAGAAATACATGGAGATATTAAACAATTCTAATAATCTTTGGAAACCATTCTGTTTTAGTATTTTTATTATTAATGTTCTATCGGATCTAATTTTTCCAATGGTTTATGCACCATATATCGATAAAAAGTTAGTTATACAAATAATTACTGCTTTATCCTTACTGATTTTTTGCTTTTGCTATCTTTTTCTTGAAGTGCAGAGGAAAAATCAAGAATACTTTAGTTTGCAATTGTCTAATAATCTTTACGCAAATCAATTATCTAACTATCAAAAAGAAAAAGAAATTCACCAGCAATTAAGAGAAATGCGTCATAATCAAAAGCAGGTCAATATGTATTTGATCAATTTATTACAGCATAATGAAATAGAAAAAACCATTCAAGAATTACAAAATCAAGATGAAATACTAAATCAGACAAGTCTTTATAAATATTGTGAAAATCAATTAATTGATATGGTTGTAAAAGATAAAATATCAATTGCTAAATCTAAAAATATTAAGATAA
Coding sequences:
- a CDS encoding LytTR family transcriptional regulator DNA-binding domain-containing protein, with the translated sequence MKLILIDDSINDIKMMLSYICKNEKIIVDYYTDCSKVPFNDINCYDAILLDIDMPNENGISYAKRLRKTYHDIPIVFISWHSSYEHESFQVHPFMFIYKENFQKEIIICMNELKIRQEKMDKIFEYKDIKLRLNDILYFRAEKNDCNIVMNNKKNICIRIPLEKIEKMQLSGFVRINKSMIINMYKIVKWCKYQEIEIINGEFLKISRGRKDYVKSEYENFLLEDSLYECI
- a CDS encoding GHKL domain-containing protein; the protein is MNAFDFINDLVETFLLSFMAFTLTYSITKKKSNFVLLWCILSIFTILSEVINFNYISLNFICIGVIFLLLKLCSKQSVYYLASVSMLTLLFLDMTNSLSLILSSIIFDIEINQIYLNISVFHLTIILSKVMYCLFIFFMYKTKKKYMEILNNSNNLWKPFCFSIFIINVLSDLIFPMVYAPYIDKKLVIQIITALSLLIFCFCYLFLEVQRKNQEYFSLQLSNNLYANQLSNYQKEKEIHQQLREMRHNQKQVNMYLINLLQHNEIEKTIQELQNQDEILNQTSLYKYCENQLIDMVVKDKISIAKSKNIKISCSLKIPETMPFENIDIYILLGNLLDNSIEHCGGDKQIKFIGYLKENDLHFYINNTIDKSILTDNPDLNTSKKDKQSHGLGILSCQKIVSKYHGAIRFTENDAWFICHIVFDINVVVRH